The following proteins are co-located in the Dromiciops gliroides isolate mDroGli1 chromosome 2, mDroGli1.pri, whole genome shotgun sequence genome:
- the TP53RK gene encoding EKC/KEOPS complex subunit TP53RK, with protein MATVDETGSEAAEAPAETADLAAPQEKEQKLERERERSSNFLRGLELMKQGAEARVYRGRFLGRAAVIKERFPKRYRHPTLDTRLSRRRTVQEARALLRCRRAGILAPIVFFVDYASNCLYLEDIEESLTVRDYIQSIQKTETDPEKLSLLARKIGKVLAQMHDEDVIHGDLTTSNMLLKLPIEQLNLVLIDFGLSFISALPEDKGVDLYVLEKAFLSTHPNTETLYQDLLKSYSSESKKSGPVLKKLDEVRLRGRKRSMVG; from the exons ATGGCGACCGTCGATGAGACAGGGAGTGAGGCGGCGGAGGCTCCTGCGGAGACCGCAGACCTGGCCGCTCCGCAAGAAAAGGAGCAGAAGCTGGAAAGGGAACGGGAGCGGAGCAGCAACTTCCTGCGGGGCCTTGAGCTGATGAAGCAGGGGGCAGAAGCGCGCGTGTACCGCGGCCGCTTCCTGGGCCGAGCAGCGGTGATCAAGGAGCGCTTTCCGAAGCGCTACCGTCACCCTACCCTGGACACGCGGCTGAGCCGGCGACGTACAGTGCAAGAGGCTCGGGCCCTGCTGCGCTGCCGCCGCGCCG GGATATTAGCTCCAATTGTCTTTTTTGTGGACTATGCCTCCAATTGCTTATACTTGGAAGATATTGAAGAATCCTTGACTGTCAGGGACTATATTCAATCAATTCAGAAGACTGAAACAGATCCTGAAAAACTCTCCCTCTTAGCAAGAAAGATTGGGAAGGTTCTGGCACAAATGCATGATGAAGATGTTATTCATGGAGATCTCACCACCTCAAACATGCTTCTGAAGCTGCCTATTGAACAACTGAACCTGGTACTCATAGACTTTGGGCTCAGTTTTATTTCTGCCCTTCCTGAAGATAAAGGTGTAGACCTATATGTTCTAGAAAAGGCCTTCCTTAGCACACATCCCAACACCGAGACACTGTACCAGGACCTTCTAAAAAGTTACTCGTCAGAATCCAAAaagtcaggccctgtgctaaaaaAGTTAGATGAGGTACGCCTGAGAGGAAGGAAGCGGTCTATGGTTGGGTAG